A region of the Roseiflexus sp. RS-1 genome:
CTGCCCATTTTTCCAGGTGGCATCCTGCGCATTCCGGCGATGCCGCGCGGCGCGCGCACTGGTATCATTCACGCAAGGCTACAGAAGGAGGATACCATGACTGCATCATCCGGCGCCGATCCAATCAGCGCACTTTCACACCAGATGGCGGACGCCGTCGAACGTATCCGTCGCTCGCTGGTGATGGTGAACGGCAGACAACGCCAGCCTGCCAGCGGTATCATTATTGCCGCCGACCAGGTTCTGACGGCGGACCACGTCCTGGAGCGCGACGATGACCTGACGATCCAGACCGATGATGGACGCACCCTGGCGGCGCGCCTGGTCGGTCGCGACCAGACCAGCGACCTGGCGCTGTTGCGGGTCGATGCACTGGTCGGCGAGATCGCAGCGCAGGCGCTCGATCCGGCGCGCGTCGGTCAGTTCGTGCTCGCCGTCGGGCGCCCCTCTCCGGGCGGACCAATGGCGAGCCTGGGCATTGTCAGCGCGGTCGGCGGTCCATTACGCACCCGACGAGGCATGGTCGAGCAGGTGATCCAGACCGATGCCACACCATACCCCGGTTTTTCGGGCGGCGCCCTGATCGATGCGACCGGGGCGGTGCTGGGGCTGTTCACAACCGGGCTGATCGGCGGCGTGGCGCTGGCGCTCCCCGCGCCGCTCGCCTGGCGCATCGCCCACACCCTGGCGAGTCAGGGGCATGTTCGCCGTGGCTTTCTCGGCATCAGCAGCCAACCGGTTACGATTCCGGCGGGGCAGCGCGCCGGGCGCAACCAGGAACGCGGGCTGCTGATCGTGCGCGTCGAGCCGGACAGCCCGGCGAGTCGGGCTGGACTGCTCATCGGCGACATTCTGGTTGGGATCGATGGCGTGGTTCTGAACGATACCGACGATTTGCAGGCAGTTTTGAGCGGCGATCGCGTCGGCGCGACTGTCCCGGCGGAGATTATTCGCGGCGGAGCGCTGATGACGCTGACGGTGACCATCGGACAACGCAAAGGGTCGTAGACCGGATTTCCGAGACGTCGCAGCGTTGTGCGATCTATCGTCACATCCGGAAGACGCGAAGCCGGGAATGTCCTTCCCATTCGCGTCTTTACTTGATAGGGAAAACCAGAAAGGCGCATGACTTCCATGACTCAGGTGTTCTATCGTGCACCGGATATTGTTGCCGGTTTCGCTGATCGTGCCGAACGCGCGCGGCGGAGCGTCGTGCATCTGCACGGAGCAGGCAGAGGCGTTGGTACCGGCGTGGTCTGGCAATCTGGCGGCGTTGTTCTGACCAACGACCACGTCGTTGCTGGTACGGGCGGCAGGTTGCGCATGCAAACGCTCGATGGGCGCGATCTGCCGGTGAGGGTTGCAGCGCGTAACCCGGACCTCGACCTGGCGCTGCTCCACACGTCGGCAGACGACCTTCCACCGGCATCGGTTGGCGATTCGTCGCGTTTGCGGGTTGGTGAACTGGTCTTTGCGATTGGTCATCCGTGGGGACAGCCATGGGTGGTGACTGCCGGTATCGTCAGTGGGCTGGGGGAGGCGGAGACGCGCAACGGACAGCGTGTCGCGTTCATCCGTTCCGATGTACGGCTCGCGCCCGGCAACTCGGGCGGACCGCTGCTCGACGCACGCGGCAGGGTGATCGGGATCAACGCAATGGTGTTTGGCGGCGATCTGGCGGTTGCCATCGCCAGTCACGTCGTCGAACGGTGGTTGAACGATAGCCAGGGGCGACGCGCACGTCTTGGCGTCGGTGTGCAATCACTGCCATTACCGGAAGGCGTGCTGAACGGACGATCGAGAGGCTTGCTGGTAGTCAGTCTCGAGCCAGGCAGTCCGGCGGAGCAGGCGGGGATTCTGGTGGGCGACCTGCTGCTCCATGCCGATACGGTATCATTGGAGCAGCCGGAGGACCTGCACAGAGCGCTTCAGCACACGGATGGAACGCTCCGTCTCCGGTTGCTGCGCGCTGGCGACATTCGCGTGATCGATGTGACGCCCGGCGCGGGATCATAGTGCGCGAAAGCGCTTTAGATTATAGCATTTCTCATAGAGGTTGAACCTCCTCAGCGGGTGCAGGCTCAAGCCCTCCCTGAGCGCATGGAAGCCCCTGCGGGGCTGGCGTTTCAGCTATCCTTGCCATATGCCGGGAGAAGCGGGGTTGATCCAGCCCGCAGGGCTTGCCCGACCTTAGCCAGGGCTTATGGTCGTTGAAGAAATAATCCGGTCTAGCCCGCGCAGGCGGGCTTCGCCCTGGATAGCCGAGGGCTTCAGCCCGACGGCTAGCGCGGGATAGCGGATTTATTTCTCAATCTCCATCAGCCCGACGGCTAGCGCGGAATAGCGGATTTATTTCTCAATCTTCATCAGCCCGCCGGAGGCTTTTCACCATGATTCGCGTCCTGATCGTCGCCCCAACGCCAGCGTTGCGCGCCGGGTTGCGCGCCCTGGTCGCCGAAGCGAACGTCGAGATCGTCGGCGAAACCGTATCGCTCACCACACCCGCCAGCATTCCACCCGATACGGATGTCATCCTGGCGGCAGATGACAGTGTGCTGACCGAGGCGGATCGGGCGCTGGGAGAGGAGCCACGGTACGCAGTGCTGTTGCTGAGCGACGACGAGCGGCAGGCGGATGTATTGCGCCGCCTGCCGCTGACCGCGTGGGGGCTGCTATCGCACGACGCAGGTGCAGCGGAGTTAGCCGCTG
Encoded here:
- a CDS encoding S1C family serine protease, whose product is MTASSGADPISALSHQMADAVERIRRSLVMVNGRQRQPASGIIIAADQVLTADHVLERDDDLTIQTDDGRTLAARLVGRDQTSDLALLRVDALVGEIAAQALDPARVGQFVLAVGRPSPGGPMASLGIVSAVGGPLRTRRGMVEQVIQTDATPYPGFSGGALIDATGAVLGLFTTGLIGGVALALPAPLAWRIAHTLASQGHVRRGFLGISSQPVTIPAGQRAGRNQERGLLIVRVEPDSPASRAGLLIGDILVGIDGVVLNDTDDLQAVLSGDRVGATVPAEIIRGGALMTLTVTIGQRKGS
- a CDS encoding response regulator transcription factor, producing MIRVLIVAPTPALRAGLRALVAEANVEIVGETVSLTTPASIPPDTDVILAADDSVLTEADRALGEEPRYAVLLLSDDERQADVLRRLPLTAWGLLSHDAGAAELAAAIQAVAQGLIVFASELALRLLHRRPLSVAEPVGEPLTARERDVLELVSQGLSNKQIAQKLQISEHTVKFHLSSLFAKLGVSSRTEAVNRGARQGIITL
- a CDS encoding S1C family serine protease; translation: MTSMTQVFYRAPDIVAGFADRAERARRSVVHLHGAGRGVGTGVVWQSGGVVLTNDHVVAGTGGRLRMQTLDGRDLPVRVAARNPDLDLALLHTSADDLPPASVGDSSRLRVGELVFAIGHPWGQPWVVTAGIVSGLGEAETRNGQRVAFIRSDVRLAPGNSGGPLLDARGRVIGINAMVFGGDLAVAIASHVVERWLNDSQGRRARLGVGVQSLPLPEGVLNGRSRGLLVVSLEPGSPAEQAGILVGDLLLHADTVSLEQPEDLHRALQHTDGTLRLRLLRAGDIRVIDVTPGAGS